The sequence TTGAAAATCTCCGTTGTTACTCCGCGCTCAGGTAGACCCGTCTCAGGATCTCCGTGAGCACGTCCTGGTCGGACTGGTCTTGCTTGCTCTTCAATCGCTTCGCCACGTCGAACCACTCGTCGATTCGCTCACTCCGGAACGACTTCTCTTCCTTCGCGTTGTCGAGGACGATCCCGACAACCTCAAAGAACTTCTCAGGCTCCATGTCATCGAACGCGACCCCGCCAATGTAGCCGTGCTCGTCGTCGTATCGTTTTCGGTAGCGGTATTGACCGTACTCAAAGAGCCCGAAATCCCCGTCCTCGTAGAGTTTGCCGAGGTGAAGTTCAGGGTCAGTTAGTTCGACTTCGCAGCGTTCGTGGTGCATCGCCGTGGGATCATGGTCGACGATAAGTTCGGTTTCCTCTTCGTCGCGGAAGAGCCATGCCCAAAGCGGTGCATCGCCACGGTCTGGTGGAGCTCGTTTTGCCGTCTTCGAGTGTTTCGTTGTGACCTGCCTAAGGATCTGGTGAGCCTTCCACCGGGCGATCTCGTACGCGCTCGTACAGGGCTGAACCGACTGCGATTCGTCTCGCATTCCACGAACGAACTCGCGGATCTCCCGCTCGCTCATTGCGTCGGTGGGAACGTTCCACGTCGTATCCGCTTCGATTAGGCGCTCGCACTCGTCGGTAGTGAGCTCCGAGACCTCCTTGTCACGGAGGTCATCGACGGTAGACTCACCCCACCAGTTATCGCGGGCACCGAGGGCTTGATGGCTCTGACTCATGGTTTCGTTGGGGAGAGAAACAGCTACTGCCCATACAGCCGTGAGGCAGTTGGCCACCGTGAGGCGTTGCGCCCGTCGCGGGCGTATCCAGCATAAACGCAGCGCTGGGCCAACTCCGGCCAGGGATATGTAAACACACTAGAGCCAGTTAAGTAAAGGTTTCGGGTGCTAAGTACTCTCTAATACTGGAAACCAGTTGAATCAGTTTGAAGCAAGTTTGTAGTAGATTTGACTCTGTCTCGGGGGAAAGACCCACATTGATGGACACTGCGTTAGATGATACTCGCGCATGTCGACGGACCAGTCAGAAGGAGAAAAAGACCAGAAGAGTATCACGCTTGAGATGGAGACGATAGAGCAACTTCGAGAAGCACATCCCCACGCGCTTGACGACTCCGAACGTATCCGCCGGGCGATCGCGGACTCAATCGATCTACAGACTGCTAAGTCGTTCCAGATTACTCGCCGCGACGAATAGGAGCCCCCGGAGGCCGGTGCCCATCGGAACCCCGGGACAACAATCTGACCGACGATTTTCGAGACTATAAAGCCGCCGGTGGTGCTACCGCGGCGCCTTCCACTCCAGCACGTCGACTTTGGTGACCATCATCCAGGCCTGCTGGCCCGACAGCACGACGGCCAGCTCCGCTTCGGCGAGCGCGACGCCTTCGCCGTCGCGACGGTCGACCTCGAGCTCCGCCGGCGCGCAGTGCGGGCCGAACACCCGCTCGATGTCCCAGCCGCCGGTGCGCGTCCGCGCGATCACGGTGACCGGCGCGCCCTCGTGGAAGCGACCGTCGCACCCGACGCAGTGAACGGACTCGCCGACGTCGACGCGGGTGCCGGTCAAAGCTGTCGCCACGTCAACGCGAAACCGAGGAGTCATCGGAGCGCCTCCTCGGCCGCGAAGTCGGTCAGGTCGATAAGCCGGAGGTCGACCCAACCACGACGCTCGGCGACGTAGCGCGCCCACGTCGTGAGGTCCTCGACGTGGTGCTTGTACTCACGCGTGCCCGCGGGCGTGATGACCGTGACAGTGCGGGCGGCGCGGTCGTAGTGGTGGGAATCGCCGTCGGCGTCGACGCCGAGGAAGTTGTGCTTCGGTCCGCTGAGGATCCGAGAGCCGGTACCGTTTTGTGAGTCGTGGGTCGTACTCATTGTTGCTTCCGTGGGAAGCAGCGGGTCGGTGTCTGAAGCACCGGCCCGAGAGATTTTCCCGAGCATCCCCGCGCTTCCTACCAGATCCATGTATCGCCAGCCCCTTATAGCTAACGTATTGTAAGCTATAGTACGTTGCATACTCTCGTAAGCTATATATCCCAGTCGAAATACTGTTAGGACATGGCCGTTCATCAACCGGCAGTGACGCTCGAACCAGACCAACTCAACAAGACAGACCGTCGGCTTCTGGAACTCCTTCGCGAAGGCCGAGTGACGCCGCAGTACGTCGCGGGGGAGCTGGATATCTCGCGACCGTACGCGAGCGAGCGGTTGACCCGGTTCATGGAACACGAAGCCGTCGAGAAGATAGCGCCCGGGCTGTACGAGCTCGTCGACGACCCGGAGGAAGACGATGCAGAGTGAGCGTCGGGAGCGCTCGCCAGACGTCGAGTGTCGGGAAGACGCCCTCGCGAGCATCCGCGACGCGATCGCGTCGGTCCAAGATGTCCCGGCCGCCGCGCTCGACGAGGAGAAACACGCGATGCTCCGGTCGGCCGCGGAGGACCTCGGCAGCCTGGAGCGTGCGCTGACGAACGAGGTTTCGCAGAAGCGCAATACCAGTCCGGAACGCCCTCGATAGGCGCTTATCCGTGGTTCTCCTCGTACGTCTCCGCGTACGCCCTCCAGTTCTCGGTTAGCCGCTCGATCGCTTCCCCATAGCTCCAGTCGACATCCTTCTTGGGTTGATCCCGGCGGTGGAGCTGGTCGAAATGGGGCGAGTCGTGATCGGTATCCACACGAGCAATCTCGACGTTCTCCTCCGTGTCGGGATCCTCGTAGTAGACGTTCACGCAGAACTCGCCAGGATCGGGCTTATCGAAGTGGAATAAGTAGTATTCTCGGCCTCGATACGACGCCAACGCAAATGAATTCCCATTTGACATAGTTCGATCGTGTCCTCGGTGAGCGCCTGGTATTGCGCTTACCACGCATAGACCCTGCATCTTTTTAAATGTTGACCCCGTAAGTCAACACGCGCGGAGGGAACCTACCCTCACCAAATTCCCTCTGGGCCGTGAGACCACAACTATGGATCCCGAAATACAGCGACGGATGCAGTTCTCGCGCCGGCTTGAAGAGGGCGGCATCGACAATGCCCTCATCCTCCGGCGTGAGACCGCAGAGAGAGTGCTGACGGAGAAGCGTATGGAACTACTGGAGGCTATCGCCACCAGTTCAATCGAGTCGAAGCGGGACCTCGCGCGGACGGTCGATCGTGACATCAGTATCGTCAGTCGGGACCTCGACGTCCTGTTCGAGGCTTCCGTCATCGAATACGAGGAGGGCGGTGGCCGGCAGCGGCCGGTGCTAAAGCACGCGAACGTCCTCGTTGAGCCTGTCGTATTCGAGGGCGAAGTCGCGGGGAGTGGCGAATCCGAACCTACGGAAGAAGCCGTCGCTCCGTAACGACTTTCAGATTTACTTTCGGGGCTGCTTCCA is a genomic window of Halostella limicola containing:
- a CDS encoding HVO_A0114 family putative DNA-binding protein; translation: MDPEIQRRMQFSRRLEEGGIDNALILRRETAERVLTEKRMELLEAIATSSIESKRDLARTVDRDISIVSRDLDVLFEASVIEYEEGGGRQRPVLKHANVLVEPVVFEGEVAGSGESEPTEEAVAP
- a CDS encoding DUF7718 family protein; translation: MQGLCVVSAIPGAHRGHDRTMSNGNSFALASYRGREYYLFHFDKPDPGEFCVNVYYEDPDTEENVEIARVDTDHDSPHFDQLHRRDQPKKDVDWSYGEAIERLTENWRAYAETYEENHG
- a CDS encoding winged helix-turn-helix transcriptional regulator, with the translated sequence MAVHQPAVTLEPDQLNKTDRRLLELLREGRVTPQYVAGELDISRPYASERLTRFMEHEAVEKIAPGLYELVDDPEEDDAE